The window CGGTTATTTACTGGATGCACAATAAAGTATGTTGTTGGATTTACCAGGTCAGTGATTCCTTCGATTACTTTAATTATACGctactattgttattcatCAAAACAACGCCGTGCCCTATCATTAGAATgatgttattctaattctaatgATTCAACTGTTTGACCGTTCGAACGAgcttacattttcttttttcaatgttaACCATTTCAATTGGTTCGAAAGAACTCATAtttcttgatattttaataaacattccTATAAccttgaagagaaaaaaaaagagaaaagaaacaggacGATGAATTTAAAACGATCTTTGCCCGTtcattgtaaaagaaaaaaatacattttctctAATCATCGTAAGCCCACGCACTTTTCTCGTGGCATCTATCCTTATCTCGATCTCaaacgtatttatgtatatatctacatacgtaCTACTTTGCTAACGGTTCATTTTCTATGGAAATTTACGCGCGGTTACGCACCTGGCTCATCTCGCTTAGTATTTACagttatatagaaagaaaaagaaagagaacgccGATGAAATAGTTTGATTTGACGCAAGCAACAACACTCGAAAGAATATTTCGTTTGAACCTTGACCGAAACTTGCTCGAACATTACGAGTTTTCATCTTTTCGCATCATGTCAAATATTTCATCCTCTCATCTCATGCGAAAGATTTAAAATCTAATTGTAagcacttcttcttctatcttctcaCATTTAACAAAGTCCATTTTATCGCGATAaacatatcttttatttttcttttttttaatttgtttcttcttgCAAAGATTATGATCGATCTCTCACGCGTCCCTTATAATTTCTGACATAGGAATCACAAGTATGATGAAGATAGATAATCTGAAAATAATCATCTATTTTTCATTGCACTCGAGGACGTTGATCTCTCgatcatttttctatctctttttttattcttttatttcttttttttcattccaaaTGTCAGATAGTAATATATGTAGATCTATCCACCTACctatacgaattaattaactCCATAAGTTAAAAAGGACGAGCAAAAGTAACTTCTACGCCCACAATATTCTCatcttttattaaagaaaaataaagtgaaTTAATCTCGCTTAGAGACGTCTCCTTTtggatgagaaaaaagaaagaaaaaaaaaagaaaaagaaaagtggaaaATAAAAGGACACTTCGAGGACATTTTTAGGCTATCATCGATAAATCACCGGTTAGTCACCTCTTGTTCGTGTGGGATGATAGTATGGAGAATCTGAATATATGATTTCTTTTGTGAGTCATGAtgtaagaattaattttaaacgtTAAAAGTCCCTGAATAGAAAGCTTCAATCACAGCCATTTATATTTACGAGGACTtctctaaaaatattttaacacaATTTTCTATTGGCTTTCGTTTCAACGAGGTTAAAACTTTTAGAGCTTGACGAAATCGCATGACGAACggcaattattaattaaaagttaaatattcttaattataataattatgataatttgtaTAACGAAGATAAATCGTTATAGAAATGTTGCTGGTCCCTTTTGTACTGGGCTTGGCCCTGCCCATCATGGGCGAATATATTCCACCTGGACCAAGATTTACGTGTCCTAAGATACCCACTGATATTTACCCTTGTACTTGCGTTCGTGGAAGTGACAGAGGACTATATATTCATTGCGAAAATACAAATTTAGCTAGCTTGAGCCTGGCTTTTGTTAAATTAGGGAACGAAGGTATGCCTATCGAAGAATTGATCCTGTATAAATGCAATATCGGTGAGAATTACTTTTCTAATATTCAGGATCTTCTAATTCACATAAttgattgttataattgaattttttaaattttaggaCGTTTCTATGGGCCAGCTCTTTATCCATTAGACATTAGAGtcttaaaatttattgatacgCCATTGAGATTAATCGAGGAACACAGTTTTCTCGGAGTGAACAGAACCCTTCAGGAactttatttgataaatagtCGTCTTGAAAAGTTTCCAAGAGAAGCACTACAAATTCTAGGAAATCTTAGTCTATTGAGTATCGTTGGACATCGTATCGTTATTTTACCAGGGAACAGTTTCGCTGAGAGTGCCGCAGCCgcgaaattagaaaaattagaaatcagTAACGGTAAGTAATATCGTGATTTGAACTTTAACGTTTaacgatcgttcgatctttaatatcgattatattacaGGAATTATGTCCTCATTACCAGTCGAAGCGTTGCAacctttgaaaaaaatgaaaactctGGATCttcatgataataaaatcaaagatttaaaaagaaatcaatttaaGGGACTCAGGGATACCGAATTCCTTGATTTGTCGAACAATCTTATTGATAAGTTGGACGGCTCTCATCTTGCCGATCTTACCAAATTGGGATGGTGTAATTTTTCTCATAATGCGATCTCAGACTTAAAGAGGTATGTACATCAAGTTTCaaaaataaagtgaaatataaaaatttgtacttTCCATCagccatctttctttttctttttttcttttttctatttttgttctttgcaGGGGAACTTTTGCAAGAAATTCCGTCTTGAAGGTTCTCAATTTGAGTCACAATAAGATCAGGAAACTTGACTCAAATACGTTCCGTGGTATGCGTTTTCTAAGACGTTTGTTTTTAAGCAACAATCAAATTAATGAAGTAGGCAGAGGTACTTTTGGCTCGATCACAAGAATCGGTACCATAGATTTATCACGGAATTTCATCAAGAAAATCGATTATCAAATGTTTCATCAGTTACAATTTGCTGAGGttcgtatttatacatacacacacgattattaacataaatatatatattatatttatgtaagttattaatatatatatatatatgtatataattatatatataattatatatataattatatacataaatatatgtatatatatacatatatatatatatatatatgtatgtatgtatatatataccgttTCATGTGCGTGCGATAACATAGTAATGTATATGATTATGCAACGCGGCTTTGCTATCAAAACTCGTCGTAATACCACAGGTTTCTCTCGTATATCGGAGCAACTAGTATATTGTCTCCACTTGCGTCTTCGACCACTTTCACTTTTTGATGTATACTAGAGATTGCTATCGGTtgctatttaattattattgcacaAAAAACGCATATGAATGTGAGTCATACTTAAACGAATATCGTAATAAAGGAAACGCAAGAGAGCTCgacgatataaaattataggaTAAGtttgttttcccttttccttctttttttcctttctttttcttttttaattctttttcattttacaacATTTTTCATAGCTCATAGATGTCTCCGAGAATTTCGTGACAACCGTAGAGAAATTAGCATTCAAGGATCTTTTCCTGGCGAAAGTGAATCTATCTCACAATGAAATTGCTACAATAGAGCCTGAAGCATTTGAGAACTGCGCCAATATTACCTCGCTCGATCTTAGTCACAACAAACTTgagaatatttcgaaatattccttCGACAGTTCAACGTACGCCACCGAACTGCAACTCAGCTACAATCTGTTCACTTCGTTGGGTCAGGTAAATAGAATTGCTTGATTTACGGGATAAACTGattccgagagagagagagagagagagagagagagagagagagagagagagagaaggagagaggaagaggaagaggaagagattaATCGACTGTCATgggaaaaatagataaatatatctataatatgaGAATCCTACAACAAGTTAAATATGagttttattttcaaagaaacgttcaaatttttcgaaattggACTATTACGAGAACAACtaatatgttataataatgttgAAAATCAAACAATATGAATTATCGTAACATATGGAAATAAGAACTAACgttatatataagattatttGACATATGGCGTTTCAGTACGATAGTACAGTCACCTTGCATATATACaattcgttaaaattattacggTAAGAAAATGAACAGTAATAGGTAACACGCAAAATGATTGCAGGTACCATTGCACAACATGACTGGGCTAAAAATACTCAATGCATCTCACAACTTGATACATTCGGTTCCACGTCAAACGTTTCCGAAGCTCTACGAACTCCATACAATTGATCTGTCTTACAATAATCTTTCGGACATACACAATGGCGTCTTTCAAACGCTCTTTAGTTTacgatttttaaatttctctcaTAATTCCTTGGAGAAGATAAAACCGTCGACGTTCGGTCCATTGCCGACATTACTCGAATTAGATATGAGCTACAATCAACTCAACGACATAGCACGTGGTAGTCTAACCAGATTAGCCAGTTGCAGGTAGCTatctctacttcttttttttttttcttttttattctatatttaaaattcatcCAACTTTTCACAGAGAATATTTTGCGAGGTTAATGCTTATGAATTTTTAGAAGCATAACCGTGAAGAACAATCGACTGAGCAAGATATTTCAATTGCCAAATCCGTTGGGTCACTTGGACTTTTCAGAAAATTTGCTCGAAGAAATACCAACGTTGGAGGTATGGCCTACGATGAACGCTCTCCTTTCGTTGGATCTTTCGAGGAATCGACTAGGCGATAATCTTCGGCATGGGAGCTTCGAAAACCTGTTGACCTTGAGGACCTTGAACCTGCAAGCGAATAATATATCCATACCACCGTGGGAAGCCTTGAGTACTTTAAGCAGTTTGCAATATCTCTATTTACAGGTCAGTCGCGTTTGaacttttaaaatgatttaaacatttcttaataataataaaagaatatacaataattacgattattcaaatttaatgaaatttcaataaatacaaatattttctaaatcgtAACAAGTTAACAAGACATCTAAAAATCtgtcctttatatatatatatatatatatatatatatatatatatatatatatatatatatatatagacaatattttttaataaataaaaataatattttttataggaCAACCATTTGACACAACTTGGCAAAGCGGCATTTGGTCGTCTACCAATTGTATTTGAATTGAATCTCGCTAATAATCAGAttcacaatataaataatcgcgCTTTCGAAGGTCTTCTTCAATTATTGACTTTAAATTtgacaaacaataatattacttacATACCAAACGGGGCATTCCAAGGTTTGGTTTCTTTAAGAACGCTCGATCTATCCTACAATAAATTAGAAAGGTTGGATAATAAAACTCATGGATTGTTAGACGATTGTCTGTCATTAGAACGGCTCAATCTTAGTCATAATAAAATCTCTTTCATCacgagaaaaatgttacccaaTGATCCTTGGATTCCATACAAATTGAAAGAAGTGGATCTCTCGTACAACACAATGCCTGTAGTAACGTTCGAGTTGACCATCGGTGGAAAAAAACTTCAATACTTAAATCtaagtcataacaatattaatgagatACGTCGTTGTAAGTAATCGTCTCAAGTGAatcaatttaaaagaaatattaattattaaaattaattattaattgttaaaacaaatatcaatttaaaataagtattcatatttatataacgtgaaatttcattttattcgattttagaCGTAATCGGTAATCTCACAGCATTGCACTCGTTGGATTTATCgtataatgatatcaatgacatCTCAGAACCAAACGTTTTCGAACCACCGAATAATTTAAGTTACTTATACCTAAGCCATAATCATCTGACGTATTTACCAATGTATAAAATTCTACCATTGCGAAACTTGATGCTTTTGGATttggaaatgaataaaatcgatGTATTCGACGAGAATTTCATGAAGATTATTCAAAATGGCACGAGAATTCATTATTTTGGTAAATTTAatctatatacacatagtttattatacatacatctatTAATGCTCTTTTCAGAATACACAAatctataatattgttattcataatatttataggaaATTTGTTGCATTGCGATTGTCACGTTCGACCTCTAAAAAGATGGTTGAACACATTCAGCAAAATGCCAACGGAATGGTCGAATGTTACATGCAAAAGTCCAAATTATGTTTCTGAAAAGCTTCTTTCTGAAATAACGGAAGATCTGATGGGATGTAATACAGAAGAGATATACGAGAACGAACAATTGGATATCACACCCGACGTGAAGTATCGAAATATCGAGTAGTACGtaaaaaattttagaaaagaattatcccaatttcaaaattacgataattaactttcttttaattggacccgtaatatatatagattacgggtctttatatatatatatatatatatatatatatatatatataaagaaaataataaataattacacaataaataaataataaatgacaataaagaaaataaatgatttatcacATTGATGTTTCAGTGACAAAGAGGATAAGAGTTGGAAGGCCACGTGGTACGTGACATCGCGAGAAGACATCGGTGATTTTTATGTAGTAGTACGAGAGTCGGGAAGCAGCAAGTCAACGATCGAGAAGGACCTCGTTTACAATGCCAGGTCTTATAAGATTCAGGATTTACCTGTATCGAGGAGCAAGTACGAGCTTTGCGTACTGGCTAGAGATTCCGAAGGAAACGTGAAACATTTCCGAGAATCGCAATGTCAGATTCTGAACGAACAAACTTACGGTAGAACGGCACATTTAAGAAGCAGTTTCTCTCTAATCGcgatcgttctctttcttcgtataCTCCTTTGAAACTCGTTTGGagataaattttttcgatatacaaatttaaagaaattatttgtgaaaaagatattacatCCTTACGTATTACATACGTAACGTTCTTGAGAAACATTAGAGATTTAGTTACATTTGATATGTTTCTTGATCCATGTAATTTAGAACGTAGTAATTGCGTAACCTAAATtaaaaacacacatacatattctcatacatatgtatcttatTGATTATATGTGAATAGTTATTGTCGAAGGGTAGAATTGTACATATGAAGGATCGTGTACGAATCGAAGGACGTTGAACGTCggctatttatttttgtaaaatatataattacaattaaataattatactatcTGGTACACTTGTTATTAGACACTAAGAGAACACCTTTAGtcgaagtagaaaagaaaagatagaagggTTCAAAGGTACCGCCTGAACGACTCAATAGTATCGAACGCTACAAatctaactttctctctctctctctctctctctctctctctctctctctctctctctctctctctctctctctttcgttatcGCTTCGTTCGCTCCtgtggtaaagaaaaaaaaaacaagagagaaaaaggaaattacaAGGAGAGTTagtaattcatatatatgctAGTAATGTGCATAGTagtaatgcatatatatgcatattaaaACACTGCTATGCTTGGAAGATTGAtgtcaataatttataattgttaggAATAGAGTAGAGACTCGGCGAATTAACGTACAATCGGTCCTAATAACTCGTGgtaagagaaggagggagggaagagGACGGAGTCCACGATCAAATCCTACGAAACCTAATTCACGAACCATTTTCAATGATGGAGTTAAATAActttagtaataaaaatactaataataataataataataagaaaaataataataatactgataataataataataataataataatagtaataataataataataataataataataataataataataataataataataataataataataataaaaataataataatactgataataataataataataataatagtaataataataataataataataataataataataataataataataataataataataataataacaaaaataatataataagaacgaaCGCACAAACGAGATGAAAAAATTCTCAAGGAAGTAAGGACGCTTACGTTCGCTCGTTTCTATGTACTAAAAGATCATTTCATTCTTCTCCGAGTTCATAATTAGCATCCTGCTACTCGGTCGGGAGTTCCTCACGTGGAGTAAGAAGGGAAAACCCTTTAATGAGAAAGCGAGTCGGGAGTTCTATGAAACTAAACAAAGATTAAAATCGATGTAGAATACAcagaggtatatatatatatatatatatatatatatatatatatacatatatatatatatatatatatgtatacgtatacggtatatatacaacacagtatatatacatatacatgcttCAACGTACCATTGTCATTGTtctccattatttttttcctctcgatCACGCGTGCCTCGTTAACgcatagaaatgaaaaatacacaCGGAGTCTGACTTCTTTGGGGCACGTGCAACACAGACGccgaagatattttttaagttTCAGCGAGACAATGGCCATCGAAGTTTTCTTTGAATTAACGGGAATGTAAATTATTCGTTTACAATATGTATACGATCGATACGTACTCTCTCAGgtaaagaataaatgaaaaaaagtatataagatcgatcgatttttctaaTCGATGTTTTCGGTGCTTTAATAATCGCTAaagataaatgtaatttttgcTTGAATTTGATGACGAATGATTTTTCCgaaatttctaaattttcaggacaaaaatctttgaaaatgcaaataatagaaaattcagAAGTTAAGAaacaatattctttattcgttttatctcattttgttataatagttTCATTAACCGCATCCATATTAACCGCAAATCGTTTTACATTGACGTAAAATGTCCTAGTGTGCCTTCGGCCGAtaatttctaatgaaatttcaaagatCTCACGATCTCATTAATCGTTTTCTTTCAACAGCATTTCAACATTTCTACGAAGGAACGATCCGATCGTAAGATCCGTGCAACCACTAGCGGTTACTCGTTACGAAACGCACGCTTGGACACTTTCACCTGGAGCCCCGATAATAGAGTGTATCGCGCGCTGTCAGAAACGAACGCGCGAGTTTTACCGAGAGTGGACGAAGGGACACGAAGTCTAAGGAACTTTTTGTTGCGTTGAACGCAGAGGACAGACATCCGTTTCTCCCTGCCCCCTCTCATCAGTTGGGAATGAAGGAGAGAAGGATGAAAAgaggaggtgaaggaggaggagaactCTCGTGAGTCCCCCCAAGGCAGCAGGTATGGTGCGAGTAAATTTAcatttcttctcctctctcggtttcttttctttgtgaatttttttttctttttctttttttctttttatcttcttttttttttcttcgacggAAATCGACGGCGagtttaaaatagaaaataatttgaaaagacGAATACTTGGGTAAGTACGTTAAActtgaaggaaagaaaaaaaaaattagaaagaaaagaaaaaaaaaaactccgACAACAGGTTCATCGCGTGCACCTTCCTAATTATTACATGGTGACACGCCAATTATCTTGGACAGGGATAAGCGCGTGCACTTCCTCGTATATACGCTATCCTTCGACTCGTGTCATACACTCTTGTTCTTAAGTAAACGTACGTGCCGCAAAGGAACCTCGTAGAGGCATacctttcctccttcttttctttttttcttctcttcttctttttttaccttcgttttttcttcgtttttctttcctccgaCTCCATTCCGCGTGGGTAAGCCAATACAGGATCGTTTTGCatactcttcttctttggGAAGTGACTCATGGTTCGAGTCCATGTAAGGTCCAGCAGCGCGACAACCGTGGACCAAACGCCCACGTGAAAATATTATGCGCGCGCATCTCGGTCtcggtaaaagagaaaaagcagaagaaagaagtttactttcgaatattattgattatttcttttacttcgtcATTCCAATAATTTTTACGGGGTACAATTAGATAGAAAGTTTAAAAATCGTAGTCATATaagtaactatatatatatatatatatatatatatatatatatatatatatacgtatctccctttctcgcgcgcgcgcacgcgcgaATCGTCGATTCATAAATCAATTAGACTCGAACGAGTTACACCTTCTTCGCGACGGTCCATAGCCGCTCGCATTCGCCTTCagtataattaatagataCCCGTCGTATACTACGGTTACGTGTGCGAGCATACCAAACATCCATCGACCAGTCCACCATTCGTTCTTTGCCAG is drawn from Vespa crabro chromosome 10, iyVesCrab1.2, whole genome shotgun sequence and contains these coding sequences:
- the LOC124427340 gene encoding chaoptin gives rise to the protein MLLVPFVLGLALPIMGEYIPPGPRFTCPKIPTDIYPCTCVRGSDRGLYIHCENTNLASLSLAFVKLGNEGMPIEELILYKCNIGRFYGPALYPLDIRVLKFIDTPLRLIEEHSFLGVNRTLQELYLINSRLEKFPREALQILGNLSLLSIVGHRIVILPGNSFAESAAAAKLEKLEISNGIMSSLPVEALQPLKKMKTLDLHDNKIKDLKRNQFKGLRDTEFLDLSNNLIDKLDGSHLADLTKLGWCNFSHNAISDLKRGTFARNSVLKVLNLSHNKIRKLDSNTFRGMRFLRRLFLSNNQINEVGRGTFGSITRIGTIDLSRNFIKKIDYQMFHQLQFAELIDVSENFVTTVEKLAFKDLFLAKVNLSHNEIATIEPEAFENCANITSLDLSHNKLENISKYSFDSSTYATELQLSYNLFTSLGQVPLHNMTGLKILNASHNLIHSVPRQTFPKLYELHTIDLSYNNLSDIHNGVFQTLFSLRFLNFSHNSLEKIKPSTFGPLPTLLELDMSYNQLNDIARGSLTRLASCRSITVKNNRLSKIFQLPNPLGHLDFSENLLEEIPTLEVWPTMNALLSLDLSRNRLGDNLRHGSFENLLTLRTLNLQANNISIPPWEALSTLSSLQYLYLQDNHLTQLGKAAFGRLPIVFELNLANNQIHNINNRAFEGLLQLLTLNLTNNNITYIPNGAFQGLVSLRTLDLSYNKLERLDNKTHGLLDDCLSLERLNLSHNKISFITRKMLPNDPWIPYKLKEVDLSYNTMPVVTFELTIGGKKLQYLNLSHNNINEIRRYVIGNLTALHSLDLSYNDINDISEPNVFEPPNNLSYLYLSHNHLTYLPMYKILPLRNLMLLDLEMNKIDVFDENFMKIIQNGTRIHYFGNLLHCDCHVRPLKRWLNTFSKMPTEWSNVTCKSPNYVSEKLLSEITEDLMGCNTEEIYENEQLDITPDVKYRNIEYDKEDKSWKATWYVTSREDIGDFYVVVRESGSSKSTIEKDLVYNARSYKIQDLPVSRSKYELCVLARDSEGNVKHFRESQCQILNEQTYGRTAHLRSSFSLIAIVLFLRILL